The following coding sequences are from one Nicotiana tomentosiformis chromosome 3, ASM39032v3, whole genome shotgun sequence window:
- the LOC104115846 gene encoding histone acetyltransferase MCC1: MLDCPMQNLKLSHIPLIQYRPIRTSDLEVLEKIHGDLFPIRYESEFFQNVVNGRGIVSWGAVDRNRPNGQNDELIGFVTARTVLAKDSDIEDFLRYDSSRSQQTLIYILTLGVADSYRNLGIASSLIHEVIKYASTIPTCRAVYLHVISYNNPAIYLYKKMYFQCVRRLPAFYFINGQHYDAYLFIYYVNGGRSPCSPLELVKLLVTCAKSGFKTVAAKLWTKEERKPSKWPKSKESGSLLPTKHNRRMSTEDAVSQFV; encoded by the exons ATGCTAGATTGTCCAATGCAGAACCTCAAACTCTCCCACATTCCGCTCATTCAATATAGGCCTATACGAACCTCTGATTTGGAAGTACTTGAGAAAATCCACGGGGATCTGTTCCCGATCAG ATATGAATCTGAGTTCTTCCAAAATGTTGTTAATGGCCGGGGCATTGTTTCATGGGGAGCTGTTGATCGCAATCGTCCCAATGGGCAAAATGACGAACTTATTGGATTTGTGACTGCCAGGACTGTTCTAGCAAAAGACAGTGAC ATAGAAGATTTTCTGAGATATGACTCATCGAGATCACAGCAAACACTTATTTACATATTGACACTGGGAGTTGCAGACTCTTATAGAAATCTCGGCATAG CTAGTTCTCTAATTCACGAGGTCATAAAATATGCCTCGACCATCCCGACTTGTCGAGCAGTTTACCTACATGTGATCTCATATAATAACCCTGCCATATACTTGTACAAAAAGATGTACTTTCAATGTGTGAGGAGGCTGCCTGCGTTTTATTTTATTAACGGTCAGCATTATGATGCGTACTTGTTCATCTACTATGTGAATGGTGGTCGCTCTCCTTGCTCACCTCT TGAGCTCGTTAAGCTTTTAGTTACTTGTGCAAAGAGTGGATTCAAGACGGTGGCTGCCAAGCTATGGACGAAAGAAGAGAGAAAGCCCTCCAAATGGCCAAAATCCAAGGAGTCTGGTTCCCTACTCCCAACAAAACATAACAGGAGGATGTCAACTGAGGATGCTGTGTCTCAATTTGTTTAA